Proteins encoded within one genomic window of Fusarium musae strain F31 chromosome 4, whole genome shotgun sequence:
- a CDS encoding hypothetical protein (EggNog:ENOG41~BUSCO:EOG09261D4D) — protein sequence MSGKPALGLLGGGQLGRMLCEAASPLEVEIAILDAQDAPAKQVSRSKYHVDGSFKDAQKIRELASSCSVLSVETEHIETAVLEELATEGKVVVYPSWKTLRLIQDKFEQKDYLGKQGIPIAEQVAIQATGAEEMRKALKDVASKFGFPYMLKSRKDSYDGRGNIKIANDEDIETAVSEFGKLQCYAEKYVPFQRELSVIVIRTEDTEGRTKRLVPYPCVETVHEDNVCSRVYMPPRDTPEEVSKRAQEVAVSVVEKLWGRGVFAVEMFVTEKNDILVNEIAPRPHNSGHLTIEAVPYMSQYKAQLTSILDEPLPEKLEPHVTSSIMINILGGAEPESHIPLVQKAKSMFASNIGVYPHLYGKQSKAGRKIGHITLTGLTASIKELEDYAQPLVKLAADMRQERIQAKSKSLRPEQAVTKATKDPLVLVTMGSDSDLPVLKAGIDILTQFGVPWEVDITSAHRTPVKMGDVATAAADRGIKVIIAAAGGAAHLPGMVSAYTPLPVIGVPVKATHLDGMDSLLSIVQMPRGVPTATVGINNSTNAALLAIRILGAFVPEYLEKMRAYQVDIGEQVNGKATRLRESDVESYLAQMKK from the exons ATGAGCGGAAAACCTGCGCTCGGTCTTCTCGGCGGCGGCCAACTCGGCCGCATGCTCTGCGAAGCCGCATCCCCCCTCGAAGTCGAAATCGCCATACTCGATGCCCAAGACGCACCCGCCAAGCAAGTCAGCCGCAGCAAGTACCACGTCGACGGCTCCTTCAAGGACGCCCAGAAGATCAGAGAGCTCGCCAGCAGCTGCAGCGTGCTCAGCGTTGAGACGGAGCATATCGAGACTGCTGTTCTGGAGGAGTTGGCTACTGAGGGAAAGGTCGTGGTGTACCCTTCGTGGAAGACGCTGCGCTTGATTCAGGATAAGTTTGAGCAGAAGGATTATCTGGGCAAGCAGGGTATTCCTATCGCTGAGCAGGTTGCTATTCAGGCTACTGGTGCGGAGGAGATGCGGAAGGCGCTGAAGGATGTTGCGAGCAAGTTTGGATTTCCTTATATGCTCAAGTCGCGAAAGGATTCGTATGATGGGCGGGGAAACATCAAGATTGCGAAtgatgaggatatcgagaCTGCTGTGAGCGAGTTTGGAAAGCTTCAGTGCTATGCGGAGAAGTACGTACCTTTTCAGCGTGAGCTCTCGGTCATTGTTATTCGCACAGAGGACACTGAGGGTCGAACAAAGCGTCTGGTGCCGTATCCTTGCGTGGAGACTGTTCACGAGGACAACGTCTGCTCGCGGGTCTACATGCCTCCTCGCGATACACCAGAGGAGGTGTCCAAGCGTGCGCAAGAGGTTGCTGTCagtgttgttgagaagctctggGGACGAGGTGTTTTTGCTGTGGAGATGTTTGTGACTGAGAAGAATGACATCCTTGTCAATGAGATTGCCCCGCGACCTCACAACTCTGGTCATCTCACCATCGAGGCCGTTCCCTACAT GTCACAGTACAAGGCGCAACTCACATCTATCCTCGACGAGCCCCTGCCCGAAAAGCTCGAACCCCACGTCACATCCAGCATTATGATCAACATCCTCGGCGGCGCCGAACCTGAATCCCACATCCCCCTCGTGCAAAAGGCCAAGTCCATGTTCGCCAGCAACATCGGCGTGTACCCCCATCTCTATGGCAAACAGTCCAAGGCCGGCCGCAAGATCGGCCACATTACTCTGACCGGTTTGACCGCCAGCATCAAGGAACTAGAGGACTATGCTCAACCTCTCGTCAAGCTGGCAGCTGATATGCGACAAGAGCGCATTCAAGCCAAGAGCAAGAGTCTTCGTCCTGAGCAGGCTGTTACCAAGGCCACTAAGGATCCTTTGGTTCTGGTTACTATGGGCTCTGATTCTGATCTCCCTGTCCTCAAGGCCGGTATCGATATTCTCACTCAGTTTGGTGTTCCTTGGGAGGTTGACATTACGTCTGCTCACCGAACACCGGTCAAGATGGGTGATGTCGCTacggctgctgctgatcgTGGTATCAAAGTCATCATTGCCGCCGCAGGTGGAGCTGCCCATCTCCCCGGCATGGTCTCAGCCTACACGCCTCTTCCCGTCATTGGTGTTCCCGTCAAGGCCACCCACTTGGATGGAATGGACTCTCTCTTAAGCATTGTTCAGATGCCT CGCGGCGTTCCTACCGCCACCGTCGGCATCAACAACTCCACCAATGCCGCTCTTCTCGCCATCCGAATCCTGGGCGCTTTCGTGCCTGAGTACCTTGAGAAGATGAGGGCTTACCAAGTTGACATTGGTGAGCAGGTAAATGGTAAGGCAACTCGATTGAGGGAGTCTGATGTCGAGTCGTACTTGGCTCAAATGAAGAAATGA
- a CDS encoding hypothetical protein (MEROPS:MER0026262), with protein MHAVAGSVIEKQSGQPWYEFLKERILEPLGMHRTVTNRTKLPDGNAAEPYVVLDDYSLHRQKPVDTAADHTLMGSAGSVWSNVTDMKWAKAMLDRIHHEFSVLKEIPTITSHKTNITTSSIGENMYGLGFARAIIPSTELGILSLNGPQREHVIGRTSRPRLALYHNGDFVEGFEAEG; from the exons ATGCACGCCGTGGCTGGCTCAGTCATTGAGAAGCAGTCAGGCCAGCCTTGGTACGAGTTCCTGAAGGAGAGGATCTTAGAACCTCTTGGGATGCATCGAACTGTCACAAACCGAACAAAGTTACCAGATGGCAATGCCGCAGAACCTTATGTTGTCCTTGACGACTACTCATTACACCGGCAAAAGCCAGTTGACACAGCTGCTGATCATACTCTGATGGGATCGGCTGGAAGTGTTTGGTCCAATGTAACAGATATGAAATGGGCCAAAGCTATGCTTGACAGGATTCACCACGAGTTTTCGGTCCTCAAAGAGATACCGACAATCACATCACACAAAACCAATATCACTACGTCTTCTATTGGCGAGAATATGTACGGCCTTGGGTTTGCTCGCGCGATAATTCCATCAACAGAGCTGGGTATTCTTTCTCTCAACGGTCCGCAAAGAGAACACGTAATTGGTCGaacctcaaggccaagacttgCTCTGTATCATAATGGCG ATTTCGTCGAGGGTTTCGAAGCAGAGGGCTAA
- a CDS encoding hypothetical protein (MEROPS:MER0028284), giving the protein MSSSLTNLHDAVASLEPQMGYICKVSGTTGLSLTVISGGKEAYAKHFGFRDLEAKEAPDGDTTYFIGSVTKGMMAVLVGILVEEGKLGWSTRGASILPELQDSFNGRGSEITIADLLPHRTGVARSDALWISRAGNLLFPKSEGLRTWAAQPVVRDFRSGFLYNNYAYDVVGQIIEMAE; this is encoded by the coding sequence ATGAGCTCTTCACTTACCAACCTGCACGATGCTGTCGCCTCTCTGGAGCCTCAGATGGGCTACATCTGCAAGGTCAGCGGCACGACTGGACTGTCTTTAACCGTTATTTcgggaggaaaagaagcatACGCAAAACATTTCGGCTTCCGGGACCTTGAGGCAAAGGAAGCGCCAGATGGCGATACTACGTACTTCATCGGCTCTGTGACCAAGGGAATGATGGCAGTCCTCGTGGGAATATTGGTTGAAGAAGGGAAGCTCGGGTGGTCTACTCGCGGCGCCTCAATATTGCCCGAGCTCCAAGATTCATTCAACGGCCGTGGCTCCGAGATCACCATCGCTGATCTCTTACCTCATCGCACTGGAGTAGCGCGTAGTGACGCCCTCTGGATTTCTCGCGCAGGGAATCTCCTATTCCCCAAGTCAGAGGGCCTACGGACCTGGGCTGCTCAACCTGTTGTTAGAGACTTCAGGTCCGGCTTTCTCTACAACAACTACGCCTACGACGTGGTCGGCCAGATCATTGAGATGGCTGAGTAG